A region of Silurus meridionalis isolate SWU-2019-XX chromosome 13, ASM1480568v1, whole genome shotgun sequence DNA encodes the following proteins:
- the LOC124395802 gene encoding ATP-sensitive inward rectifier potassium channel 1-like → MMCYLKEMFRNYLTKHRLCQKRLMNKDGHCNIEYGNVRYSNCFAYVLDFWTTIVEIRWCLILVFFVASFALSWFIFGLLWYWIAHNNGDLAWQNPPAKHKVCLRNVDGLTTAFLFSMETQTTVGFGGRDITPYCPSAIVLIIIQILLGMIINCFWCGVVMTKISLPKKRVKTIAFSEMAVVCPKGGDLCLQIRVANLRKSLMISSQIYGKLLRTTATPNGETIILDQVNVDFKVDVGKDNLFFVCPLTLYHVIDKSSPFFGISVETLNQQEFELVVFLDGIAESTSSSCQVRTSYLPQEIMWGYKFLPIISHSKEGRYRVDFSNFARVEPTVTANSSTCVNDDNYNYNCYTNSFDNYSFFVITH, encoded by the coding sequence ATGATGTGTTACCTGAAAGAGATGTTCAGAAACTACCTGACCAAACACAGACTTTGTCAAAAACGCTTGATGAACAAGGATGGACACTGTAACATTGAATATGGCAATGTGAGGTACAGCAATTGCTTTGCCTATGTGCTGGACTTCTGGACCACCATTGTGGAGATTCGTTGGTGCTTAATTCTTGTCTTCTTTGTGGCCTCCTTTGCTCTCAGCTGGTTCATATTTGGACTTCTGTGGTATTGGATTGCTCACAATAATGGAGACTTGGCATGGCAAAATCCACCAGCTAAACACAAAGTATGTTTACGTAATGTTGATGGACTGACCACTGCATTCCTCTTCTCTATGGAAACGCAGACAACCGTGGGGTTTGGTGGACGCGATATCACCCCATACTGCCCTAGTGCTATTGTTCTCATTATTATCCAGATTCTTTTGGGGATGATCATTAACTGCTTCTGGTGTGGAGTAGTTATGACCAAAATTTCTCTTCCCAAGAAAAGGGTCAAAACCATAGCGTTTAGTGAGATGGCAGTTGTCTGTCCGAAAGGAGGAGACCTCTGTTTGCAGATAAGAGTGGCTAACTTGCGTAAATCTTTGATGATTAGCAGCCAGATCTATGGAAAGCTGCTGAGAACAACAGCAACACCTAATGGAGAAACAATCATCCTGGACCAGGTCAATGTTGACTTCAAGGTAGATGTTGGAAAGGATAACTTGTTTTTTGTATGTCCCTTGACTTTATATCATGTAATTGACAAGTCAAGTCCATTCTTTGGGATATCAGTGGAGACTTTAAATCAACAGGAGTTTGAGCTGGTGGTATTTCTGGATGGAATAGCTGAGTCCACCAGCTCTTCTTGCCAGGTCAGAACTTCTTACTTACCTCAGGAAATTATGTGGGGTTACAAGTTTCTCCCCATTATCTCCCACAGCAAGGAGGGAAGATATCGTGTGGACTTTTCCAATTTTGCCAGAGTGGAGCCAACAGTGACTGCCAACTCATCCACATGCGTCAATGATGATAACTATAATTATAACTGCTACACAAATAGCTTTGATAATTATAGCTTTTTCGTCATCACACATTAA